A genome region from Tolypothrix sp. PCC 7712 includes the following:
- a CDS encoding ribonuclease R family protein — protein MEFSIATLLANFTDDKLVARKVLEKKLGCEDENSLQKLHIALDILEKIGILVKERGKYRRVTEEGLIEAKLRCSSKGFCFAIQDVEGAEDIYIRESHLSNAWNGDRVLVRVLKEGSRRRSPEGEVKLILERSNHTLLARIKQVESGFRAVPLDDRLLFELKLQTNGMKLEEALDHLAHVEVLRYPLAQYPPLGRVVQILGSDAEAAADIDLVTCKHDLARNFSETVAEAATKLPKRLLKADLKNRLDLRSLFTLTIAGANGDPKVVENAFSLEKTANGAWRLGVHISDVSHYVQPDEALDREALRRGRSVYLGELVLPMFPDAVADRCSLVAGSDRLTLSFLINIDPKSGEVIDWEIQPSVIQVDTALNKQQAEAVLNGDSHKQSEQVVQTLQDLEALRKAVKQVRLARGSLQLNLPPNQNPYYDEGILGAVVVNDLPVHSLLTELVLLVNQLTATHFSALGVPAIWRVQGTPDAEDVQEMLKLAINLGVELALEPEVDIQPLDYQHLTRAFVESASEQVLTYLLQDTLKPSSYTTTKGPHFGLALPQYLHFTAPLRRYPDLLLQRVYYSLLEHGRDRRNTRVKERINLRHSSSHIEINWNVLPPELQQELQSDLTRVIIQINDREKEVQEAEADLAGLQKAQLMKQRIGQVFQGVITGVQSYGFFVEIEVPAAEVAASGHLGIPLRVEGLVHVSSLKDDWYEYRARQQALFGRKNRASYRLGDRVSVQVKSVDYYRQQIDLVTVGSDGVAKGLDVSVPNEDLSDIYLSNHLDPDDLDPYGEDE, from the coding sequence ATGGAATTTTCAATCGCTACACTCCTTGCCAATTTCACCGATGATAAATTGGTAGCTCGTAAAGTTTTGGAAAAGAAACTTGGCTGCGAGGATGAAAATAGTTTACAAAAACTTCACATTGCTCTAGACATCTTAGAAAAAATCGGAATTTTAGTCAAAGAACGGGGCAAATATCGCCGGGTGACTGAAGAAGGGTTGATTGAAGCCAAACTCCGCTGTTCTAGTAAGGGTTTTTGCTTCGCAATTCAAGATGTAGAAGGCGCTGAGGATATTTACATTCGTGAAAGCCATCTCAGTAATGCGTGGAATGGCGATCGCGTTTTGGTCAGAGTCCTCAAAGAAGGTAGCCGTCGTCGCTCCCCAGAAGGCGAGGTGAAGCTGATTCTCGAACGCTCAAATCACACTTTACTGGCCCGGATTAAGCAAGTAGAAAGCGGCTTTCGCGCAGTTCCTCTTGATGATCGCTTGCTGTTTGAATTGAAACTGCAAACAAACGGCATGAAATTAGAAGAGGCCCTCGATCACCTAGCCCATGTAGAAGTACTACGTTACCCCTTAGCACAATATCCGCCACTGGGTCGGGTGGTGCAAATCTTGGGAAGTGATGCAGAAGCGGCGGCTGATATCGATTTGGTTACTTGTAAACATGATTTAGCCCGTAATTTCTCTGAGACAGTAGCCGAAGCTGCTACCAAGTTACCAAAAAGACTATTAAAAGCCGACTTGAAAAATCGGCTAGATTTACGCAGTTTGTTTACCCTGACGATCGCAGGCGCTAATGGAGATCCCAAAGTCGTAGAAAATGCCTTTAGTTTGGAAAAAACCGCTAATGGTGCTTGGCGTTTGGGGGTACATATTAGCGATGTATCTCACTATGTTCAGCCAGATGAAGCACTCGACCGGGAAGCCCTGAGGCGCGGGCGGTCTGTGTATCTGGGAGAATTAGTACTACCGATGTTCCCAGATGCGGTGGCTGATCGCTGTTCTTTAGTCGCGGGAAGCGATCGCTTAACCCTATCATTTTTAATTAATATCGACCCCAAATCCGGCGAAGTCATAGACTGGGAAATTCAACCCAGCGTGATTCAGGTAGATACCGCCCTGAATAAACAACAAGCCGAAGCCGTTCTCAATGGTGATTCTCACAAGCAATCTGAGCAGGTTGTCCAAACTCTACAAGACCTAGAAGCGTTACGGAAAGCGGTGAAACAGGTGCGTTTGGCTCGCGGTAGCTTACAGTTAAATTTGCCGCCTAATCAAAATCCCTACTACGATGAGGGAATTTTGGGTGCTGTGGTAGTCAATGATTTACCTGTACATTCGCTGTTAACCGAGTTGGTACTGTTGGTCAATCAACTAACAGCTACTCACTTTAGCGCCCTGGGAGTACCCGCGATTTGGCGCGTCCAAGGTACACCGGATGCTGAAGATGTCCAAGAAATGCTGAAATTGGCGATTAATTTGGGTGTGGAACTGGCGCTAGAACCAGAAGTAGATATCCAGCCCCTAGATTATCAACATTTAACTAGGGCTTTTGTGGAATCTGCATCGGAGCAAGTTTTGACCTACTTGTTGCAAGATACCCTGAAGCCATCGAGTTACACTACTACCAAAGGGCCCCACTTTGGCTTGGCTTTACCGCAATATCTCCACTTTACAGCCCCCTTGCGACGATACCCCGATTTGCTGTTACAGCGAGTGTATTATTCGTTGCTGGAACACGGGCGCGATCGCCGCAATACTCGGGTGAAAGAACGTATCAACCTGCGTCACTCTTCTTCTCATATAGAAATTAATTGGAATGTTTTACCCCCAGAATTACAACAAGAACTGCAAAGCGATTTAACGCGGGTCATTATCCAAATTAACGACAGAGAAAAAGAAGTTCAAGAAGCCGAAGCAGATTTAGCTGGACTGCAAAAAGCCCAACTGATGAAACAACGCATCGGTCAAGTTTTTCAGGGCGTAATTACTGGTGTGCAGTCTTACGGTTTCTTTGTAGAAATCGAAGTTCCCGCAGCGGAAGTTGCAGCTAGCGGTCATTTAGGTATACCACTGCGCGTTGAGGGATTAGTACATGTTAGTTCCCTCAAAGACGACTGGTACGAATACCGCGCCAGACAACAAGCTTTGTTTGGACGCAAAAATCGTGCTTCTTACAGATTAGGCGATCGCGTCTCTGTACAAGTCAAGAGTGTCGATTATTACCGTCAGCAAATTGATTTAGTCACAGTTGGTAGTGATGGTGTAGCCAAAGGCTTAGATGTCAGTGTTCCAAATGAGGATTTATCAGACATTTATTTATCAAACCATCTCGATCCCGATGACTTAGACCCTTACGGAGAGGATGAGTAA